One window of Paenibacillus sp. FSL K6-3182 genomic DNA carries:
- a CDS encoding PLP-dependent aminotransferase family protein, with the protein MWELERKSKIPIYKQITDHLERRISYGEFPPGSLLPSERKLAEQLGVNRSTVILAFAELRSMGIIESQTGSGTRVSKTKWGATPRHTPNWSRYAEGGSFLPNLPFMRRIREALNQNPSLIDFASGELSADLAPNDEITTLMSENKYTSYLGYDNPQGYIPLRQALVSYLDQHRGIKTTESSILITSGSQQSLYLITQCLLSPGDAVAIEDPSYCYSLPMFQSAGLRLFRLPVDSQGVCPEDIRALYKKHRIKMVFMNPNYQNPTGTVFGAERRKQLLDVASELALPIVEDDPFSLTDYEGSPPSPLKSMDSIGSVLYIGSFSKIAASGMRIGWMVAPNSIVERLADARQQMDFGLSVIPQQVAAQFLKSNYFEPHLDRLRMQLQYKRDLLIEALQKELPGLVTFTAPQGGLHLWCKLVPDVHDGKLLEESIKRGIVFVPGSVYGSDSGFVRFTFARAKEAEIGLGISKFADALRELMNCK; encoded by the coding sequence ATGTGGGAACTTGAGAGGAAAAGTAAAATTCCTATATATAAACAAATTACCGATCATCTAGAAAGACGGATTTCCTACGGTGAATTCCCTCCTGGCAGCTTGCTTCCATCGGAGAGAAAATTGGCTGAACAACTGGGCGTCAACCGCAGTACAGTCATTTTGGCTTTTGCCGAGCTTCGATCGATGGGGATTATTGAAAGTCAGACAGGCAGTGGAACGCGTGTATCCAAAACAAAATGGGGAGCCACTCCGAGGCACACGCCAAATTGGAGTCGGTACGCTGAAGGCGGCAGCTTTCTACCTAACTTACCCTTTATGCGAAGAATTCGTGAAGCGCTCAATCAAAACCCCTCTCTCATCGATTTTGCTAGCGGCGAGCTGTCGGCTGATTTGGCTCCTAATGATGAAATTACAACGTTGATGAGTGAGAATAAATACACTTCATATTTGGGTTATGATAATCCTCAAGGGTATATTCCGCTTAGACAAGCGTTGGTATCCTATCTTGATCAACATCGAGGTATTAAGACAACGGAATCATCGATTTTGATCACATCGGGATCTCAGCAATCGTTATATTTAATAACCCAGTGTTTGTTGTCGCCTGGCGACGCAGTTGCGATTGAAGATCCTTCCTACTGCTATTCTCTGCCTATGTTTCAATCAGCGGGGCTTAGATTGTTCCGTCTTCCTGTTGACAGTCAAGGGGTATGTCCAGAGGACATTCGAGCCTTATACAAAAAACATCGGATCAAAATGGTGTTCATGAACCCGAACTATCAGAACCCAACAGGTACAGTGTTCGGTGCTGAACGTCGCAAACAGCTGCTTGACGTTGCAAGCGAGTTGGCGCTGCCTATTGTCGAGGATGATCCATTTAGCTTAACGGACTATGAAGGTTCACCGCCTTCACCGCTGAAATCAATGGATTCAATTGGGTCTGTCCTCTATATCGGTTCTTTTTCCAAAATAGCTGCATCTGGCATGCGAATTGGTTGGATGGTTGCCCCTAACTCCATTGTGGAAAGGCTTGCTGACGCAAGGCAGCAAATGGATTTTGGACTTAGCGTTATACCGCAGCAGGTAGCGGCACAATTTTTGAAGTCCAATTATTTTGAACCTCATCTTGACCGCTTGCGAATGCAGCTCCAATATAAACGAGATTTACTTATTGAAGCATTGCAGAAGGAACTTCCAGGATTGGTTACGTTCACTGCCCCACAAGGTGGTCTTCATCTATGGTGTAAGCTAGTTCCGGATGTTCACGATGGAAAGCTGCTGGAGGAATCCATAAAAAGAGGGATTGTTTTTGTTCCTGGAAGTGTGTACGGATCGGATTCTGGTTTCGTAAGATTTACTTTTGCTCGAGCAAAAGAAGCTGAAATTGGTTTAGGAATCTCCAAATTTGCAGATGCGCTGCGTGAGCTTATGAATTGCAAATAG
- a CDS encoding formylglycine-generating enzyme family protein: protein MASIPAGEIELRDDRTKRKWKSEIKPFYLSPYPVTMELYLAVTKKSPLSLSSDQKPVVNISWNEAIYFCNLLSLNAGLTECYSFSQDGDHVECDWESNGYRLPTEAEWQYACKAGTAGYQYGEIDKIAWYNGNSGDSIHEVGKKEPNAWGLYDMLGNVWEWCWDLYDEQVYGSYRIFRGGSWAEEARGCGATCRRRSHPSFCIDDLGFRLAKSC from the coding sequence ATGGCAAGCATTCCAGCTGGAGAAATTGAATTAAGAGATGACCGGACGAAGCGAAAATGGAAGTCTGAAATTAAACCCTTTTATCTTTCACCTTATCCCGTAACGATGGAATTGTATTTAGCTGTAACCAAAAAATCTCCTCTTTCTTTGAGTAGTGATCAAAAACCAGTGGTCAATATCTCTTGGAATGAAGCCATCTATTTTTGTAATTTATTGTCCCTGAATGCAGGATTAACGGAGTGTTATTCATTCAGTCAGGATGGAGATCATGTTGAATGTGATTGGGAATCTAATGGCTATCGCCTTCCGACAGAGGCGGAATGGCAATATGCGTGTAAAGCAGGAACAGCTGGCTATCAATACGGAGAGATCGATAAAATCGCTTGGTACAATGGAAATTCGGGAGACAGCATTCACGAAGTAGGTAAAAAAGAACCCAACGCATGGGGCTTATATGATATGTTAGGAAACGTATGGGAATGGTGCTGGGATTTATATGATGAGCAGGTATATGGCTCATATCGCATTTTTCGGGGCGGCAGCTGGGCTGAAGAAGCGAGAGGCTGCGGAGCCACTTGTCGTCGTCGCAGTCATCCGTCATTTTGTATTGACGACCTTGGGTTTCGCCTTGCCAAATCATGTTAA